A portion of the Acidisarcina polymorpha genome contains these proteins:
- a CDS encoding alpha-amylase family glycosyl hydrolase: MPLNSLQESVAGAAVSKTPMTNPVLWWRDGIIYQIYPRSFQDTTNDGVGDLRGIERRLDYLASLGIAAIWISPFYPSPMADFGYDVADYRGVDPLFGTLADFDSLLAAAHGRNLKVILDFVPNHTSSEHPWFLAARSSRTDLKRDWYLWRDPGPNGGPPNNWMSQFGGPAWTFDQATGQYYYHSFLKEQPDLNWRNPEVRKAIYNSMAFWLDKGVDGFRMDVLWLLIKDDQFRDNPPNPDWKPGQSTSWSVLPRYTADQPETHKIVAEMRALCDTYAERVLIGEIYLPLQELVAYYGRPDTLDGADMPFNLHLIETEWNADRIAQLITSYELLLPSGAWPNWVLGNHDQPRMASRLGPAQARVAAVLLLTLRGTPTMYYGDELGLPNAHIAPGQVRDPAEKNQPGIGMGRDPERSPMPWDSGPGFGFTTAEHPWLPFVDNTAEFTVEHEASDRASFLSLYRQLLVLRREHPALSEGAIKQVQSANGVLSYHRAYPEQNEGKTIQVYLNLTDSKQAIPPVNAQVLLTSYLDGEGRVDVFETLRPNEGIVLLL, translated from the coding sequence GTGCCTCTGAATAGCTTGCAGGAATCCGTCGCGGGGGCGGCTGTATCCAAAACTCCTATGACTAACCCGGTACTGTGGTGGCGTGATGGCATCATTTACCAAATCTATCCCCGCTCCTTTCAAGACACCACGAACGATGGGGTCGGCGATCTCCGAGGCATTGAGCGTCGCCTCGACTATCTTGCATCTCTCGGCATCGCTGCCATCTGGATATCCCCGTTCTATCCCTCACCCATGGCCGACTTTGGCTATGACGTAGCAGACTATCGCGGTGTCGATCCACTCTTCGGCACGCTCGCCGATTTTGATTCTCTGCTGGCCGCGGCCCACGGCCGCAATCTCAAGGTCATCCTCGACTTCGTTCCAAATCACACCTCGAGTGAGCACCCCTGGTTTCTGGCCGCGCGCTCCAGCCGGACCGATCTCAAACGCGACTGGTATCTATGGCGCGATCCTGGTCCCAACGGAGGTCCGCCCAACAACTGGATGAGCCAGTTCGGCGGTCCAGCGTGGACCTTCGATCAAGCCACCGGGCAGTATTACTACCATTCTTTCCTGAAGGAGCAGCCAGATCTCAATTGGCGCAATCCCGAGGTGCGCAAAGCGATTTACAACTCGATGGCGTTCTGGCTCGACAAGGGTGTCGATGGCTTCCGCATGGACGTGCTTTGGCTCCTCATCAAAGACGATCAATTCCGCGACAACCCGCCCAATCCCGATTGGAAGCCGGGCCAGTCCACATCGTGGTCCGTGCTGCCCCGCTACACCGCAGACCAGCCCGAAACCCATAAAATCGTGGCCGAGATGCGCGCCCTCTGCGATACCTACGCGGAGCGCGTTCTCATCGGAGAGATCTACCTTCCGCTTCAAGAGCTGGTCGCTTACTACGGACGTCCGGACACTCTCGACGGTGCCGACATGCCCTTCAACTTGCACCTGATCGAGACCGAATGGAACGCAGACCGCATTGCTCAGCTCATCACCAGCTACGAGTTGCTGCTGCCGAGTGGCGCTTGGCCTAATTGGGTCTTAGGTAATCACGACCAACCTCGCATGGCCAGCCGCCTTGGACCCGCCCAGGCGCGTGTTGCGGCAGTTCTTCTGCTCACCCTGCGCGGCACGCCGACGATGTATTACGGAGACGAACTCGGGCTCCCGAACGCCCATATCGCTCCCGGGCAGGTCCGGGATCCAGCCGAGAAGAACCAGCCCGGCATCGGCATGGGACGCGACCCCGAGCGTTCTCCCATGCCGTGGGATAGCGGGCCAGGTTTCGGATTCACAACTGCGGAACACCCCTGGCTGCCGTTTGTCGATAACACAGCAGAATTTACGGTAGAGCACGAGGCTTCAGACCGCGCCTCATTTCTCAGCCTGTATCGGCAGCTTCTCGTGCTGCGGCGCGAACACCCTGCGTTGAGCGAGGGCGCGATTAAACAGGTGCAATCGGCAAATGGCGTTCTCTCGTATCATCGGGCATACCCGGAGCAGAACGAGGGAAAGACGATCCAGGTTTACCTGAACCTGACAGATTCTAAACAGGCGATTCCGCCAGTCAACGCGCAAGTGTTGCTGACCTCCTATCTCGACGGGGAGGGGAGGGTTGATGTATTTGAGACGCTGCGCCCGAATGAAGGAATAGTCTTGCTTCTATGA
- a CDS encoding DoxX family protein — translation MMNAHQLYTVARCLVALMFLMSAVGKASSWQETSGLMRKHHIPFATVSLVASFVLEVVGGIFLALGLFMVPLTWLLIIYVLAATVSFPLQDLMTNNGRAQGLQLLGSNLAIVGGLIALVACAITGI, via the coding sequence ATGATGAATGCTCATCAGCTTTACACAGTGGCGCGGTGTCTTGTTGCGCTTATGTTTCTAATGTCGGCCGTTGGAAAAGCCAGTAGTTGGCAGGAGACCTCCGGGCTCATGCGGAAGCATCACATACCTTTTGCGACAGTGAGCCTAGTCGCTTCCTTTGTTTTAGAGGTGGTAGGAGGAATCTTTCTCGCGCTGGGACTGTTTATGGTTCCTCTCACTTGGCTACTGATCATTTATGTTCTTGCCGCTACGGTCTCTTTTCCATTACAGGACCTTATGACAAACAACGGACGGGCGCAAGGACTGCAACTGCTTGGATCCAACCTGGCCATAGTCGGCGGTCTAATCGCTCTCGTCGCTTGTGCAATCACAGGTATCTAG
- a CDS encoding FAD-dependent monooxygenase — protein MTDKTGVLIVGGGPVGLSAALFLQKYKIPFILIEKDESESILPRARGWHVRTLEILRQVGLEDAVQAAGKAAWEQGGFGGARRGRTMLSSEALNMPSREAMMAMMGNDPSPSSFCPCPQSLLDPVLRQALKDRGADLRYGCALKRLTQDDAGVLAHVNNMQGVELTISAQYLIGADGGRSFVRRELGITNSQTAVETHYLNIFFRADLKEAVSNRTFSQCEIANEKVRGIFLSKNNTTEWSFHLEYDPISSSPIEQPDTQIIELLRSAIGEENLPIEILAKTTWSTGVRVAHSFRAGRVFLAGDAAHTMPPWGGLNGNTGVADAHNLVWKLAAVMQEGADPMLLDTYEEERRPVAIRNGKQASLRSDFDARFEIRTESNQEAFRQLQNLGTLQLKYKYSAASQEETGNGTVEQLAGQPGTRFPHAWITLEGERMSTLDLFGKGYVLLQGPTSTLSAQQVLGPAITRTKAYKVGTDFSFCDENVTWSTLTAQAGQEDILVRPDGFVAYGLQTP, from the coding sequence ATGACTGACAAGACAGGCGTCCTAATCGTGGGCGGAGGTCCAGTCGGACTTTCAGCCGCACTTTTCTTACAAAAGTACAAGATTCCTTTCATCTTGATCGAGAAAGATGAGAGCGAATCGATCCTTCCTCGTGCGCGTGGTTGGCATGTCCGGACTTTAGAAATTCTCCGGCAGGTGGGTTTGGAAGATGCCGTCCAGGCTGCAGGCAAAGCTGCGTGGGAACAAGGCGGATTTGGTGGTGCGCGTCGCGGGCGCACCATGCTTAGCTCCGAAGCGCTGAATATGCCCTCGAGGGAAGCCATGATGGCTATGATGGGAAACGATCCGTCACCATCTTCGTTCTGTCCCTGCCCGCAAAGTCTTCTTGACCCAGTTCTGAGACAGGCGCTAAAGGACCGCGGCGCAGACCTTCGTTACGGCTGTGCGCTTAAACGACTCACTCAGGACGATGCAGGCGTTCTGGCCCACGTTAACAATATGCAAGGGGTCGAACTTACCATCTCTGCTCAGTACCTGATCGGGGCGGATGGTGGTCGTAGTTTCGTGCGTCGAGAGCTCGGCATCACGAACAGCCAGACAGCCGTCGAGACACACTACCTAAACATATTCTTCAGGGCCGACCTGAAAGAAGCGGTCAGCAACCGCACCTTCAGCCAATGCGAGATAGCTAACGAAAAGGTACGCGGAATCTTTCTCTCAAAGAACAACACTACGGAATGGTCATTTCACCTGGAGTACGACCCAATCTCCTCAAGCCCCATCGAGCAACCTGACACCCAGATCATCGAGTTGCTACGGTCGGCAATAGGCGAAGAGAACTTACCTATTGAAATCCTTGCCAAAACGACGTGGAGCACCGGCGTCCGCGTCGCACATTCCTTTCGTGCTGGTCGCGTTTTTCTGGCTGGAGATGCCGCACACACGATGCCCCCATGGGGCGGGCTGAATGGGAATACTGGTGTTGCCGACGCACACAACCTTGTATGGAAGCTCGCGGCTGTCATGCAGGAAGGTGCCGATCCCATGCTGCTTGACACGTATGAGGAAGAGCGTCGTCCGGTGGCAATTCGCAACGGAAAACAGGCATCGTTGCGATCCGACTTTGATGCCCGATTCGAAATTCGAACTGAATCAAATCAGGAAGCGTTTCGCCAGCTACAGAATCTTGGCACGTTGCAATTGAAGTACAAATACAGCGCCGCGTCGCAGGAGGAGACTGGTAATGGAACTGTGGAGCAGCTCGCCGGCCAGCCAGGAACGAGGTTTCCTCATGCCTGGATCACACTGGAAGGTGAGCGAATGTCCACTTTGGACCTTTTCGGCAAGGGGTACGTGCTTCTCCAGGGACCCACCTCCACGTTATCGGCTCAGCAGGTTCTTGGGCCCGCCATCACTCGCACAAAGGCCTATAAGGTCGGGACGGACTTCAGTTTCTGTGATGAGAACGTAACCTGGTCTACTCTGACCGCTCAAGCCGGACAGGAAGATATATTGGTTCGGCCTGATGGGTTCGTGGCGTATGGCTTGCAGACACCATAG
- a CDS encoding MlaE family ABC transporter permease, which produces MISGIRPPYEWRQLAVQIAEIGWRSLPLVVAAGFAIGVVTTLHTRSTLVQFGAEALIPNLQSMSFFNELGPLVAGLLVAGRVGAGIGAELANMRVTEQIDAIETLSIDSVKFLVVPRIVACIIALPLLTLFVDFAGLMGGYAAEHLSSHISPLLYTSEAFKSVQMPNFIPPTLKTAVFGLIIGTVSCFFGYTINEGSSGVRRASTSSVVLSSLLIILSDVILVKLILFLFPEQAL; this is translated from the coding sequence TTGATTAGCGGTATTCGCCCTCCTTATGAGTGGCGACAACTGGCCGTTCAGATTGCGGAAATTGGTTGGCGTTCGCTGCCGCTCGTCGTGGCCGCTGGTTTTGCGATCGGCGTCGTCACCACGTTGCATACCAGGAGCACCTTGGTACAGTTTGGCGCCGAAGCACTGATACCAAACCTGCAATCAATGTCTTTCTTCAATGAACTGGGCCCACTGGTGGCGGGACTTCTCGTGGCAGGCAGAGTCGGAGCCGGAATCGGCGCGGAACTTGCCAATATGCGGGTTACCGAACAGATCGATGCCATCGAGACCCTGTCAATCGATTCAGTCAAGTTCCTGGTCGTACCCAGAATTGTGGCCTGTATTATTGCGCTTCCGTTACTCACCCTCTTCGTTGATTTCGCGGGACTGATGGGTGGTTACGCAGCCGAACACTTGAGCTCCCACATCTCGCCCTTGCTCTATACCAGCGAGGCCTTCAAATCAGTACAGATGCCGAACTTTATACCGCCCACTCTAAAAACCGCGGTGTTTGGGCTCATCATCGGTACGGTTTCATGCTTCTTCGGTTACACCATCAACGAGGGCTCATCCGGCGTGCGCCGCGCCTCGACCTCAAGCGTCGTCCTCTCCTCTCTGCTCATCATCTTGAGTGACGTCATTCTGGTTAAACTCATCCTTTTTCTTTTTCCCGAGCAGGCCCTATGA
- a CDS encoding ABC transporter ATP-binding protein, giving the protein MSDSIAVEFCNVSKRFRDRDVLKDISFQIARGEVLCILGRSGVGKSITLKLMIGLLQADKGEVRIGSEDISHFNEDNLSRIRRKMGFLFQSAALFDSFSVGDNLALPLKRLAKGKSQDEVNQEVDEALRQVGLEQDKAKMPAELSGGMRKRAGLARAMVLNPQILLIDEPASGLDPITASEIDDLLLAVKKQRNTTMVIVTHDIRGARKIADKVAVIDGGALVAFGSFADLEQNQNHTVRKLLSET; this is encoded by the coding sequence ATGAGCGACTCCATCGCAGTAGAGTTCTGCAATGTGTCCAAGCGTTTTCGAGACAGGGACGTCCTCAAGGATATCTCTTTCCAAATCGCGAGAGGCGAAGTGCTTTGCATCCTGGGAAGAAGCGGCGTCGGCAAGAGCATTACGCTCAAACTAATGATCGGCCTTCTCCAGGCAGACAAGGGGGAGGTCCGCATTGGGTCTGAAGACATCTCCCACTTCAACGAAGACAACCTCTCACGAATTCGAAGGAAGATGGGCTTCCTTTTTCAAAGCGCGGCCCTATTTGACTCCTTCAGTGTCGGCGATAATCTAGCGCTGCCGCTCAAACGCCTTGCCAAAGGCAAGTCTCAGGATGAGGTCAACCAGGAGGTTGATGAAGCTCTGCGTCAGGTCGGACTCGAACAAGACAAAGCTAAGATGCCCGCTGAGCTTTCTGGCGGAATGCGCAAACGTGCGGGGCTCGCACGCGCCATGGTTCTCAATCCACAGATATTACTCATCGACGAGCCAGCCAGTGGTTTGGATCCAATTACAGCCTCTGAAATCGACGACCTGCTCCTTGCCGTTAAGAAACAACGCAACACTACGATGGTGATCGTCACCCACGACATCCGCGGCGCACGCAAGATTGCCGACAAGGTAGCTGTTATAGATGGCGGAGCTCTCGTTGCCTTCGGAAGTTTCGCCGATCTTGAACAAAATCAAAACCACACGGTCCGCAAATTGCTTTCGGAGACCTAA
- a CDS encoding MlaD family protein, which produces MKPYRGAVAAFLILGVILFGIGLFLVGDQHKAFSHHLDFYTDLADVDGLNSGAHVRVNGFEAGEITKMEIPQKPTGKFRLKLHIDGKLKSLIRTDSVVTVETDGLVGDKFLLIHSGSETAQLVPDGGTIRGREPVELSAILQKVSGTVDQANTTIVDIRTRLDGTLDSIKNTVDNTNGIVTGIRQGHGPVGALLNDQQITSDLKSSLANTRVVTANLNQVSVQAGQVMADFQSRGLIAKADQSIDNIRHASKGTGSGQPAGQRESHAGFRSRRQWLYRGGKPTGNALEHQYSNQ; this is translated from the coding sequence ATGAAACCTTATCGCGGCGCAGTTGCAGCCTTTCTCATCCTCGGCGTTATCTTGTTTGGCATCGGTCTTTTCCTTGTTGGCGACCAGCATAAGGCGTTCAGTCATCATCTCGATTTTTACACAGACCTCGCCGATGTCGACGGTCTCAACTCTGGCGCACACGTGCGTGTCAACGGCTTTGAGGCAGGCGAGATAACGAAGATGGAGATTCCGCAGAAGCCCACGGGCAAGTTCCGACTAAAACTTCACATCGACGGCAAGCTGAAGAGTTTAATTCGCACAGACTCTGTTGTAACAGTTGAAACGGACGGACTCGTCGGGGATAAGTTCCTGCTCATTCACAGCGGGAGCGAAACGGCTCAGCTTGTCCCGGACGGTGGCACGATCCGAGGCAGGGAACCGGTCGAACTATCCGCGATCCTCCAGAAGGTTAGCGGAACCGTCGATCAAGCCAATACGACTATCGTCGACATCAGAACTCGTCTTGATGGCACGCTGGACTCTATCAAAAATACCGTCGATAACACAAACGGGATCGTTACCGGCATCCGCCAGGGACACGGACCCGTCGGCGCCTTGCTCAACGATCAGCAAATAACTAGTGACCTCAAGAGTTCATTGGCCAACACTCGCGTGGTAACGGCAAATCTCAACCAGGTCAGCGTTCAAGCCGGGCAGGTGATGGCTGACTTTCAGTCTCGCGGTCTTATCGCGAAAGCGGATCAAAGTATCGATAATATTCGTCACGCATCCAAAGGAACTGGATCAGGTCAGCCAGCAGGTCAACGTGAATCTCACGCAGGCTTTCGCTCCCGACGCCAGTGGCTATACCGCGGGGGAAAACCTACAGGGAACGCTCTCGAACATCAATACAGCAACCAGTAA
- a CDS encoding Nif3-like dinuclear metal center hexameric protein, with protein MKSKNFSRRDFVRLSGTGVVSNFGIGLRLPPFNYLADARPAVVAGKLSAGEVMQRIKENVHVPWVGPTVDTIKGGGSPDIIVTGITTSFMATLDVLQKSVKAGNNLVLTHEPTFWSNLDGNDGLTADPLYLHKLEFIQSNGLFVHRFHDHWHARKPDGIDEGWIKVMGWDKYKFDEARQVFELPSATTLEGYAKETKHRLKSDSVRVVGDPQLIVKTVSKGSNKTPKNGAFPLSADVTITYEPDRENDNVEWERDSVLSGQMRGFIIVSHNRLEEYGMENCANWCRTFISEVPIQFIPSGDPFWRTIS; from the coding sequence ATGAAGAGTAAGAATTTTTCCAGGAGAGATTTCGTCCGTCTTTCGGGAACGGGTGTCGTGTCAAACTTCGGGATAGGGCTGCGGCTTCCGCCGTTCAACTACCTCGCGGATGCGAGGCCTGCAGTTGTAGCGGGGAAGCTCTCAGCAGGCGAGGTAATGCAGAGGATAAAGGAAAATGTTCATGTCCCGTGGGTGGGGCCCACGGTCGATACCATCAAGGGCGGCGGCAGCCCCGACATTATTGTCACCGGGATTACTACATCTTTCATGGCAACTCTTGATGTCTTGCAGAAGTCTGTCAAGGCAGGGAACAACCTCGTCCTTACGCATGAACCGACATTTTGGAGCAACCTCGATGGAAATGACGGCTTAACGGCTGACCCGCTCTATCTCCACAAACTTGAATTCATTCAGAGCAACGGCCTCTTTGTCCATCGTTTTCATGACCACTGGCATGCCCGCAAACCAGACGGCATCGATGAAGGCTGGATCAAAGTCATGGGCTGGGACAAGTACAAATTTGATGAGGCTCGTCAGGTCTTTGAGCTACCTTCCGCCACGACTCTGGAAGGCTATGCCAAGGAGACCAAGCACCGTTTGAAGAGCGATAGTGTGCGAGTCGTGGGAGATCCACAACTCATAGTGAAGACAGTGAGCAAGGGCAGCAATAAGACACCTAAGAATGGCGCCTTCCCCCTTTCGGCCGACGTAACCATCACTTACGAACCAGATAGAGAAAACGATAACGTCGAATGGGAAAGAGATAGCGTGCTGTCAGGACAGATGCGGGGATTTATCATCGTCTCCCACAACCGACTGGAGGAATACGGTATGGAGAACTGCGCTAACTGGTGCCGCACCTTCATCTCTGAAGTGCCCATCCAATTCATCCCATCCGGAGATCCATTCTGGAGAACAATTAGCTAA
- a CDS encoding Nif3-like dinuclear metal center hexameric protein, translating into MSSITAHQITGRIKQQLASTWIDSPLDVFQTGSPDTIVTGITTSFTPSIDVLKRSVAAGRNMIVTQQPAFYRDDHASLGADAARRSVEDDFRNDPAYLYKRDYIEKHRLVIWRFYDNWNSRSVDGQLLGLAKALGWEKYHVNGSLAGAEPYARKNKYFHLPEASLKERIIEIEKALNIHALRVIGESTTKIQKASISNGMLKFTELQQILNEQSDVDLIVIAEAIEWESCEYFRDYLTWKGKNKAMILLGREASEDPGYGEAASWLEKFISEVPIRWEPAGEPFWVP; encoded by the coding sequence ATGTCTTCGATCACAGCTCACCAGATCACTGGGCGAATAAAACAACAACTCGCGTCCACCTGGATTGATTCACCGCTCGATGTCTTCCAGACCGGAAGTCCTGACACGATCGTTACCGGCATTACGACCTCGTTCACTCCGTCAATCGATGTGCTCAAACGATCCGTGGCAGCGGGCAGGAACATGATTGTCACGCAGCAGCCCGCCTTTTATCGGGATGATCACGCAAGTTTAGGAGCAGATGCTGCCAGACGGTCTGTTGAGGATGATTTCCGAAATGATCCAGCCTATCTGTACAAAAGAGACTACATCGAGAAACATAGGTTGGTGATTTGGAGGTTTTACGACAACTGGAACTCGCGGAGCGTAGACGGACAGCTATTGGGCCTGGCAAAGGCCTTGGGGTGGGAAAAATACCACGTCAACGGCTCTCTCGCTGGCGCCGAACCCTATGCCAGGAAGAACAAATATTTCCATCTACCCGAGGCCTCGCTGAAGGAGAGGATTATCGAGATCGAGAAAGCACTGAATATTCATGCATTGCGCGTTATCGGGGAGTCCACAACCAAAATACAAAAAGCTTCTATATCGAATGGAATGCTCAAGTTCACAGAATTGCAGCAGATCCTGAACGAACAGTCAGACGTCGATCTGATCGTGATCGCTGAAGCCATCGAGTGGGAAAGTTGTGAATACTTCCGGGACTATTTGACGTGGAAAGGGAAGAATAAAGCCATGATCCTTCTCGGCCGGGAAGCGTCTGAGGATCCAGGCTATGGCGAGGCGGCATCATGGTTGGAGAAGTTTATTTCCGAAGTCCCTATCAGATGGGAGCCAGCCGGCGAGCCATTCTGGGTTCCTTAG